AGAGGTCTCGAATTCTTCAGAGTCTCTTTCCGAATTCTGTAAATTCCTAGTATCAAAAGATCGTAAATTAGGAATTTTGAAAGAGATCCAAGGCAGGATCTGGAAGAAGGGATACGAATCCGGAGAGCTCAAGAGCACTATCTTTTTGGATGTGCCCTTATTCTTAGAAAGGATACGAAAGACAGGCAAAAGAGCAGCAGTCTATTCTTCCGGAAGTGTTGAAGCTCAGGTATTGATCTATAAATACTGTGAAGCAGGAGACTTAACCCCTTACTTCGAAGCCTATTTCGACACCGCAATCGGAGGAAAGAGGGAGTCCACAAGCTACTCGCGTATCGCCGAAAAACTATCCATATCTCCTTCCTCCATTACTTTCTTTACGGATATAAAAGAAGAAGCGGACGCTGCCTCTGCTTCTGGAATCAAGCCAGTCATCCTTTCTCGTCCAGGCAATCATCCTCAAGCGGAGCATTCCTACGAAGTGCTTTCGGATTTTAGCTCTTTGCTTGCGACTTAAGTTACCGGAAATTCTTTCCTTTTTGCGATTTAAGCCTTAAATTCGGATACTGGAGGACGGAGTTTCGTCCGAAAATTGTATTATGGCTCCTTTCCGATCGGTGCTTGCCCTAGCCGTCTTCTTGTCTTTTAGCCAATCCATATTTTCGAAAGATATCATATACGCATTTCGCGATGTAGGCATGCCTAAAAACGTAGGCAAAGACGGAATGCCTCGTAAAGAGAAGATGATCCTGATCGGAGAAACCATGCTCTTCGACAAGGTCAAACCGATCGAGTACGACGGAAAATACAAGAGTTTTGAACTCGGATACGACACAAGACCTGATATAGTCACCGTAAAAGTACATTATGATCCTGGAATACGTCCCGGCCAGATCCTATATCTGATAGAAAAAGACTTCGACCATGAAACATTCAAGGACGGAAGCATTGTAGGCCAGATAGAAGTAAAATCAGTCTTTCAAACCGCATTCATCGGAAAACAATTAAGAGGGGTCGGATATCTGAGCATGGCCAAGGATAAGGTCCTCACCGTGGCATATCCTATATCCTCCGAATTGACTGGCCCAGCATTAGTCGAACGTAAGAAAGGGGATTATCATTTTACAAGAGACGAGATCCCAGAATCCATTCAATCTTATAGAAAAGCGATACGTTTAGATCCTCTATCTCCGGTTCCGCATTACAAATTAGGAATGTTATATCTAAACGAGGCGGGAGTAGATTCCAAAGAACCGATCTGTTCCGGGATTCTGCCAATGAGCGCCGGTGCTGAATTCACTTCGGCATGGAATAAGAAATCAAGATTCGACTCCGACCAAGACCTTCTTAGATTCACTAGGGAATACGTCTCTTTCTTAAATTGCAAGGCAGACCAAGCACCAAGCTTTGCCAAAGGAAGCAATGTCCCAGAAGAACTGCTTAAGGCCCAAGAAGTTGCGAGAGATGGATTTCGCTTAGCAAAAACCGACTACGAACTCTTACTTAGAAGTGCCGAAACATATTATAAATTATATTTCTCCTATTCACCTTCCAAGAAACCGAAGACTGCATCTGCTCCGGAAGAAGATCCGAAGCTTAGAAATCGTCAGGAAAAATCTTGGGAGATCGCTCAGAAGCTTTTAAAAGAAGCTAGTCTAGACAATATCACTGACTATAGGATCCACAGATTGACTTCTTTATTGTATGGAAAAAGATTCTTAGAGCTTTCCGGCGGATCCAAATCCGCAACTCTAAGCGAAGAGGCAAACTTCCTCAGAAGCAAAGCATTGGAATCAATCGAAGCATACAAACTGCATCGTCCTAAGACAATTGCAGGTGATAAGGATCTTCTGATCTTAGAGAAAGAACTCTAAGAAGTTTTGACTTTTATTTCCAAGAAAGATCGATTTTCTTGTTTTTAGAAGCACATTCCGCCAAATATAGATTGATTAGATTTTGATAAGGAATACCGGTTTGATCGGATAATCCCTTGAAGTAGCCAATTGTATCAATATCTACTCTAATAGTAATTGGCTTCTTTAACTTTTTAAGATATGTATTTTTCTTTGATTTTGAAAAGTTGTATTCCTTTCTCATAATAATTCCTCATATTGCTTAGATTCAGATCGAGTAGCTTTTCTTGCCGAGATGATTCTTATAATATCCTTTGACGACCTATAGCAGTGAGACACTATCAATAGATTCAACTTATAACTAAAGCCCATAATAATAAATCTCTCCTCAGCATCCGAATGGTCCGGGTCAGCAATAACTCTCGCCTTTTCATCATAAAAAACAGTTTTAGCCTCTTCGAATGATATACCATGTTTTATTTTATTAGACTTATTTTTTACTGGATCCCATTGGAAGTCGATTGACGACATATTTATTCTATAAATATATTATACATATAACTTTGGTCAATAGCATTTCATATAGAAGGATCAAATATCTGCGGATTCTTCTTAGGAGAATTACTTTGAGTTCCAAAAACCCAATCTTAGAAGCGCTTGGCCTAAAAGGTCCGCTCATTCTCTCACCTCTTGCTGGTGGTCCTTCCACTCCTGAATTAATTGCTGCAGTTTCGAATGCAGGAGGACTCGGCTCACTTGGTCTTGCCTACGAGACTCCGGAGCAGATCCATACAATCATACAAAAGACAAGGACCTTAACCTCTAAGCCGATTGCAGTTAATCTTTTCGTGCCTTCAGAAGATCCAGCTCTAACATCCGAGCAAATAAACTCGGCACATGACGCCACAAAAAAGTATAGAGAAGAACTTGGGATCCCTTCTCCGAAAGTAGAGCCTCCTTATAGCATAAATTTCGATAAACAATTTGAAGCAATGCTACAAGAGAAGCCTGCTGTTTTCAGTTTCACCTTCGGACTTTTGGATCGTTCTTATATCAACGAATGCAAGAAGAACCATATCATAACGTGCGGAACAGCTACGACCTTAGAAGAAGGCATCTTAGCCGAAGAAAGAGGAGTAGACTGGCTTGTGGCACAAGGAATAGAAGCGGGAGGACATAGAGGGATTTTTTCAGCAAAAACAGAAGACTCTATGATCGGTCTTTTTCCGCTCGTACGATTCCTTGCCACCAATCTCAAGATCCCAGTGATTGCGGCAGGCGGGATCATGGACGGTGCTGGGATCGCAGCAGCACTTCGGCTTGGAGCAAAGGCCGCACAACTTGGAACAGCATTCCTTCTTTGCGAAGAGGCAGGAACTTCCAAGCCATACCGAAAAGCTTTATTAGATAAAGGGAATTTACATACTAAGACTACCAGAGTATTCTCTGGCCGCATCGCAAGAGGCTTAGAGAATCGATTCATGAAAGAAATGGAAGAAAGACAAGGATCCATACTTCCATTTCCGGCCCAGAATTCATTTACTCGAGATATTCGTAGAAAATCTGCAGAACTAGGAATGTCGGACTTTCTCTCTCTTTGGGCAGGACAAGGAGTCGCTCAGATCAGACAAATGAATGCGGGAGAACTTGTTTCGGTATTATTCGATGAACTGAATGCAGCAATGAAAGAGTAAAGGGAAACAAATCCTTTTCGAGACACTAAATCGGATCCATCAAACCTTCGATCTTGCCCAAAGAAAGATCAATTCTTACGACCTACGAATCGTATCACTGAACCTTTTCCTACGTGATATAATCCTTCGCTCAATTCAATCTCTCTTTCAACCAACTCGATAATCTCGTAATTAGGAAAATCAGCCTGGATCTCTTCGGTAGAGAATAGCATCGGAAGTTCGCGAGGTCCGCCGACCCTTTCATCCTTCATTACATATTCCAAATGCTTCTTGCTAAATGCCTCAAATAAGATCATTCCGCCTTTGCGTAAAAATCCGTTCAAGGTCTTGTGGTATGAGGATTTGATCTCTGCGGGAAAATGAGCATAGATCAATGCAATCGCATCAAATTGTTCAGACTTAAAATTCAGAGTCTGCAGTTCTCCAACCTGATAATCTATGCGCACTTGATTCTTTTCGGCAAGCCGCATTGCCTTTTTCTTACCCTCGATACTGATATCAAAGGCGAACGCATCCCATCCTAGTTTAGCAGCAAAGATTGCGTTCCTTCCTTCTCCCTCAGCTGGAAAAAGTATCTTTCCTGGTTTAAGCTTTTCTAATTGCTCTTTTAAGAAAAGATTAGGCTCTTCTCCGAAGGCAAATTCTTCTTTGCTATATCTTTCATTCCATCTGTTCAGCCAAGCGTCGTCCATTGTTTCCTCTTGCGGAGATCGAGTTACAAATTTACTCTGTGTCTTTGCAAAATCAATTTGAAAAATTCAATCTTCTATCTTCAGCTTCCCATCCTTTACGGTTTCGCGTATTGCGCGGAAAGTTTCGTCATACTGGTTTTGGATATTCCAAACTACAAAGCCATTGCTTTCGCTATCCACACTTGCCTCGATCTGTGCCTTGATATAATCTTTGAGAGATTTACCGGAAGGTTTTATGGACATGGTAAATCCCTGGATCCAGCCTACGACTCGCGTAGTAGATAAGGATCTTTTCTTTGTATTAGACAACCCATCGTAAATAGTCTGGTACGGATTTGCGATCCTAGATGGTTGTCCATAAAAATGGGAAGGATAGAGCATCGGATAAATCACATCGATTGACTGCGCGAAGTTTTCGATCTTTTGTCCGATCTGGTCGTCTTTATTGAATGGAATTCTTCCGAATATATCCGCGCCTAAATAAGGCAACTTCTCGCATTGATTTGCTTCGGTTCGGATCTTATCGATCACATTCAGTATGTTCTTATATTTTTGCTTGAGAGGAAGCTTGATATCCGTAATGTCCGCATAACGTATATAATCTAATTGGATTTCAGGAAATCCGGAAACGCAGGCTTTTCTCACATAGTTCAGGATAGAATTCATTCTCTCTTCAGAGGGAAGTTCGGTTTTCAATCCTCCTTCGAAGTTCACCAATCTTCCTACAGGATAAAATCCAAGCTCCTTGATCCTATTGACTTCTGCAGAAGGAAGAGTTACCGGTTGCAAATCGATAACGAGTACATTAATCCCCGCATCGGATGCATCTTGTAAGAGTGCCTTCCACTTTTTTCCGGACTTATCAGCGATAACTGAATTATTTACATACAATCCTCTATAAAACTTGGGAGGAAGAGGACCTGCCGTTTGATTTCCAGTTCTTGGTCGAAGCCTTTGCACTTTTGGAAGAGGAACTTCCTTTTCTTTGGGAGCTTCTTCTGTCACTTTGCGAGACGCTAATTTTGGTTCCTTCTTCTCTTTCTCCTTGATAGAAACGGCACGAGGGGAGAGTCTTTCTTCCCGGATCGGATCGTTTGGAGGCACTTCCCTTTTTCGAGAATTCTCCGGGAAAGGGATGGTGAATTCGGCACAAACAGGAAAGGCGATCACTATGAGTATGGGCAGAAGGGAAAACGGTTTACGCATTGTCTTTCTCCAAGTCTACTTATAATATCGAATCGAACGGTTCAGTTCTTGTCCTCTTTGTAAGACTTCCTATAAAAAACAGGAGTGGAAAATGAAGCTTGGTTACGCTTACGACGACACCTTTCTTTTGCATGATACCGGATCCTTTCATCCGGAATCTCCTCAAAGATTGGAGTCTATCCTAAATCGATTGAATCAAGCCTCTTACTTCAAGGATCTGCATTGGATCAAACCGCCTTCCCTTCCTATCGAATTAATAGAACCGGCTCATAGCAGAAGGCATCTAGAAAGATTTCTAAGTATCCAAGGCAAAAGAGGAGGCTTCGACGGAGACACTCCCTTTTCAGAATCGAGTTTCGATGCGGCTCTGCTTGCCGCCGGCAGCGGTGTGGAACTTGCAAAAAAAATGATATTAGGAGAACTGGACAGAGGACTCGCTCTAGTTCGTCCTCCCGGCCATCATGCGGAAACAGGCAAGGCAATGGGATTTTGTTTGTTGAACAATATTGCGATCACAGCGCATTACCTTCTAAACCAAGGCGCGCAAAGAATCTATATCTTAGATTGGGATGTGCATCATGGCAACGGGACTCAGGAAATCTTTTACGATTCCGATCGGGTCTTCTTCACTTCTCTTCATCAGTATCCATATTATCCAGGCTCAGGCTCTTATTCCGAAACGGGTCGAGGCAAAGGAGAAGGTTATACGATGAACATTCCTCTAGCTATGGGCTCCGGCGATAAAGAATATCTGCATTTTTTTCAAGAGAAGATTTTACCTTCCATTCTGGAATTCTCCCCAGATTATCTTTTGATCTCCGCAGGTTTCGATGCTCACAAAAGAGATCCTCTTGCAGGAATGAATCTGAGTACGAATGCCTTTGCCGAATTCACTCGCTTGGTTCTTTCTGCATGCAAGCAGACTGATTCCAAGATCATTTCCTTCTTAGAGGGCGGCTATGACCTGGACGCATTGGCAGATAGTGTAGAGGCACATGTCGCTGTGCTCGCTGGATAATTCCAAAATCTCGCAAAAAATTGCCTTATATAAACTTGGTTGGCCGATACTCAAACTATGCAGGACTTCTCTCCACAAACCGATCTCGCCCTGCGATTCAGAAACTATGTGATTCTTTTGGACCGCCTAGTCCGGGAAGTGGAAGAAGAACTCCAACAAAACCAGTCCATTCGCAATGAATGGTCCGAATGGCATTCGAACTGGAAACGAGCCTGGCTTTCTCCCGGAAACGGCTCTCAATCTAATCCTCTAAAAGAACGATTTTCCGTAAAACGCAGGCTGGGTGGCGGAATCTAAATTCCGCTAGATTTTAAGGTTTGCCTGACCCTTCCCCCCTCGATTCAGCCTTCAAAAATAGGTTGAAATTATGTCTCTAAACCAATTCAATCGACCCAGAGGCTTAGAATGGGGAGACGTACGCGAACAAAACTCTTTCTTTGCCTTTTACTCTTGGGCATCCTTGCCCAGTCCGCCTCCTCTGAGCCACTTCCCAACTTCGGCCTGAAAGAAAAGGAGGCGAGAACCTTCTTCAAACGCGGGCTTGCCTATTATAATAAAGGGGAATTCGCTGCGGCCAGGGAAAATTTCCTGCGTTCCCTTTCTATCAAACCGGATTTTGTTCATCCAAAGTTCTTTCTTTCAGAGACTTACTATCTCAGCGGTGATTGGCAAGAAAGCCTAACCGAGTTGGAACAATTAGAATCTTCTAATAAACTAAATTTGATCCGAAAAAATCGCCTCGATGCACTCAGATATCGTTTAGGTGGCGGAAACAGAAAAGAAGCATTAGAATATTATAAATCGATTTTAGGCGACGACCTTCGTCGTTTTAGATTTCGCAATCCGGCGGATCTCGCAGTGGACGAAGAAGGCTACCTTTATGTAGTGAGCTTCGATACCGCAAACGTAGTTAAGTTCGACGCGAACGGCTTTCCAGTCGAAAATTTCAAAGGTGGAATCGGAAGGAATATGGAAGGTCCTGTCGGAATTTCCGTCAGAGGCAAATCGATCTTTATCGCGGACTACGCTGGAGATAAGATCTATGAATTCGACACTAAAGGCACATTCATCAATCGATTCGGATCCACTGGCAAGGAGCCTGGACAATTTCATGGACCTTCCGGTCTCTATTTCACGAAAGAAGGATTCTTATATGTCTCCGACATGGGAAATAATAGGATCCAGAAGCTTTCGAGAGAAGGAGAACTACTCCAAGAAATCGGCGTCGGAGTTTTAAAGCAACCTGCTGGAATTAAGGTAAATAATCGCGGAGAAATCTATGTTGCCGATAGAGGAAATCATAGACTCGTCGTATTCGATAGCGAAGGAAATTATCTGAAGGAAATTACTAATTCTTCTTTTAAGAAACCTAGAAATATTTCGATCCGTGAGAATAAGATCTTTGTCGCGGATGAAGCTGCAGGACTATTCGCGTATGACTCCATCGCAAAGACCTGGTCCTCTTTTGAGAATTTTAGAGACTCCAAAAATACTGTCCGCAATTTCGACCAATCCTTTTCAGTAGCATTCGATTATACAGGCTCCATGTTTGTTGCCGATTTCAATCGTCATAGAATAGAAGCATTCGCTCCTAAAGGACAATTGTCTTCCAACTTAGATCTAATCGTAGAAAGAGTGATCCATTCCGATTATCCTGATATTTCCTTGGTAGTTCATGCGAAAGATAGGCACGGTGTTCCGGTTAAGGCCATTCCCCGAAATTCATTCAGAGTGTATGAGATGGACAACCTCGCCCCTCTCATAGGACTCACTGATATGAAGAAGTTCAATAATCGGATCAGTGTATCTATCGTTGCAGAAAACTCCAGTCTGGTTTCGGAATCGTATCCTACAATAGAGAAGGCCCTAAAACCGTTTCTATCCGAGATCCGAGTAGACGATAAGATCCAATTGCTCCGTTCAGGAAGAGATACTCAAACTGCTTATCCTTTCGGAAAAAGCATGTATGATATACTGAAAGCGATCCGTTCCTTTGTTCCGGAAGAAGATTCTCAGATCGGAAAATCTCTACAAAAGGGCATAACGGATCTATTGGATAGCCTCGGACCAAGGGCGGTAATCGCAGTTGTTTCCGGCAAAGATTCCAAGGCAGCATTCACTCAGTTCTCCCCTACTAAGATCATTCGTTTCGCGGTCGCTCATGATATTCCCATCTACTTCTTATGCTTGGGAGAAAACGGAGAATCGGTTTCCGTCTACAAGGAGATCGCAGAAAAGACAGGAGGAAAATTCCTCACCATTCCCGCAGGAGGAACGGAAAAGAATCTAAGATCCTGGATCGATGCGAAAAAGGACAGAAGATACCTACTCTCCTTTAAGAGCAGGATCAATTCCGAGGGAGGAGATGTCTACGTTCCTGTAGTGGTCGAAGCAATATTCAGAAACTCTAATGGAAAGGCTGAGACCGGGTTCTTCTCTCCATGATTCGTTTTTACTCTACACCAAAAAGGACCTTTGCCTGGGTTTCAATCGCGCTTATTAGCATCGCATTGTCTTCTTCTTTATTCTCTAAGCAAACGATAGATTGGATCAAGGAAGGAGAAGCGGCCCTTTCTTCTCGAAACTATCCTTTGGCTTATGATTCCTTTCGAGAAGCGGTGAATCTAAATCCACTTTCGGTTCGTTCCCGTATGGGACTTTCCGAGGCCGCTTTAAAGTTGCATAAGGAAAAAGAAGCACTCCAGTCTCTGGACAAGGTTTTAGAGTTAGAGCCAAAGAATAAAAAGGCAATCAGAGAGAAGGCTTCTACACTTGCAAAACTGGGAAGATACGAAGAAGCATTTACTATTCTTAAGCCGTTTTTAGAAGAAGATAAATATGATATCGATCTTTTTCCGATCTATATAGAAGTGCAACTTGCTTCCGGCAAGATCCAAAAGGCGAGCTACGAATTCCATTCCGCATTTTCTCGCATTCCTAAGAATAAAGAAATTAGAATGTTAGAAGCGAAGGTTGCCGCTTTCGACGGAAATTTCTCCAAGGCAGCTGCACTTCGTAACCAACTCGAGTCTGAATCCTCCGACGACCCTGGCATCTTTTTAGAATCGGGAAAATTCCTACTCTTATGGGCGGAGAAATCCCAAGGAAACAAAAGGGATTCGAAGATAGCCGAAGCCGCAGAAAAATTCGAAAGATCCGTCTCCTTACATCCGAACGAAGAGGAATCTCTCAAACTACTTGCAAAAACTCGAGTATACTTTGGCCGCTATCCAGA
This genomic window from Leptospira semungkisensis contains:
- the mtnC gene encoding acireductone synthase, with the translated sequence MKEKDTELFLFDIEGTTTPIEFVHKVLFPYSVQNFGSFFSELKEEGVINELISASKNESEYSKEVSNSSESLSEFCKFLVSKDRKLGILKEIQGRIWKKGYESGELKSTIFLDVPLFLERIRKTGKRAAVYSSGSVEAQVLIYKYCEAGDLTPYFEAYFDTAIGGKRESTSYSRIAEKLSISPSSITFFTDIKEEADAASASGIKPVILSRPGNHPQAEHSYEVLSDFSSLLAT
- a CDS encoding tetratricopeptide repeat protein, with protein sequence MAPFRSVLALAVFLSFSQSIFSKDIIYAFRDVGMPKNVGKDGMPRKEKMILIGETMLFDKVKPIEYDGKYKSFELGYDTRPDIVTVKVHYDPGIRPGQILYLIEKDFDHETFKDGSIVGQIEVKSVFQTAFIGKQLRGVGYLSMAKDKVLTVAYPISSELTGPALVERKKGDYHFTRDEIPESIQSYRKAIRLDPLSPVPHYKLGMLYLNEAGVDSKEPICSGILPMSAGAEFTSAWNKKSRFDSDQDLLRFTREYVSFLNCKADQAPSFAKGSNVPEELLKAQEVARDGFRLAKTDYELLLRSAETYYKLYFSYSPSKKPKTASAPEEDPKLRNRQEKSWEIAQKLLKEASLDNITDYRIHRLTSLLYGKRFLELSGGSKSATLSEEANFLRSKALESIEAYKLHRPKTIAGDKDLLILEKEL
- a CDS encoding antitoxin, which gives rise to MRKEYNFSKSKKNTYLKKLKKPITIRVDIDTIGYFKGLSDQTGIPYQNLINLYLAECASKNKKIDLSWK
- a CDS encoding BrnT family toxin yields the protein MSSIDFQWDPVKNKSNKIKHGISFEEAKTVFYDEKARVIADPDHSDAEERFIIMGFSYKLNLLIVSHCYRSSKDIIRIISARKATRSESKQYEELL
- a CDS encoding NAD(P)H-dependent flavin oxidoreductase; the protein is MSSKNPILEALGLKGPLILSPLAGGPSTPELIAAVSNAGGLGSLGLAYETPEQIHTIIQKTRTLTSKPIAVNLFVPSEDPALTSEQINSAHDATKKYREELGIPSPKVEPPYSINFDKQFEAMLQEKPAVFSFTFGLLDRSYINECKKNHIITCGTATTLEEGILAEERGVDWLVAQGIEAGGHRGIFSAKTEDSMIGLFPLVRFLATNLKIPVIAAGGIMDGAGIAAALRLGAKAAQLGTAFLLCEEAGTSKPYRKALLDKGNLHTKTTRVFSGRIARGLENRFMKEMEERQGSILPFPAQNSFTRDIRRKSAELGMSDFLSLWAGQGVAQIRQMNAGELVSVLFDELNAAMKE
- a CDS encoding class I SAM-dependent methyltransferase, producing MDDAWLNRWNERYSKEEFAFGEEPNLFLKEQLEKLKPGKILFPAEGEGRNAIFAAKLGWDAFAFDISIEGKKKAMRLAEKNQVRIDYQVGELQTLNFKSEQFDAIALIYAHFPAEIKSSYHKTLNGFLRKGGMILFEAFSKKHLEYVMKDERVGGPRELPMLFSTEEIQADFPNYEIIELVEREIELSEGLYHVGKGSVIRFVGRKN
- a CDS encoding putative glycoside hydrolase, encoding MRKPFSLLPILIVIAFPVCAEFTIPFPENSRKREVPPNDPIREERLSPRAVSIKEKEKKEPKLASRKVTEEAPKEKEVPLPKVQRLRPRTGNQTAGPLPPKFYRGLYVNNSVIADKSGKKWKALLQDASDAGINVLVIDLQPVTLPSAEVNRIKELGFYPVGRLVNFEGGLKTELPSEERMNSILNYVRKACVSGFPEIQLDYIRYADITDIKLPLKQKYKNILNVIDKIRTEANQCEKLPYLGADIFGRIPFNKDDQIGQKIENFAQSIDVIYPMLYPSHFYGQPSRIANPYQTIYDGLSNTKKRSLSTTRVVGWIQGFTMSIKPSGKSLKDYIKAQIEASVDSESNGFVVWNIQNQYDETFRAIRETVKDGKLKIED
- a CDS encoding histone deacetylase family protein → MKLGYAYDDTFLLHDTGSFHPESPQRLESILNRLNQASYFKDLHWIKPPSLPIELIEPAHSRRHLERFLSIQGKRGGFDGDTPFSESSFDAALLAAGSGVELAKKMILGELDRGLALVRPPGHHAETGKAMGFCLLNNIAITAHYLLNQGAQRIYILDWDVHHGNGTQEIFYDSDRVFFTSLHQYPYYPGSGSYSETGRGKGEGYTMNIPLAMGSGDKEYLHFFQEKILPSILEFSPDYLLISAGFDAHKRDPLAGMNLSTNAFAEFTRLVLSACKQTDSKIISFLEGGYDLDALADSVEAHVAVLAG
- a CDS encoding 6-bladed beta-propeller, whose amino-acid sequence is MGRRTRTKLFLCLLLLGILAQSASSEPLPNFGLKEKEARTFFKRGLAYYNKGEFAAARENFLRSLSIKPDFVHPKFFLSETYYLSGDWQESLTELEQLESSNKLNLIRKNRLDALRYRLGGGNRKEALEYYKSILGDDLRRFRFRNPADLAVDEEGYLYVVSFDTANVVKFDANGFPVENFKGGIGRNMEGPVGISVRGKSIFIADYAGDKIYEFDTKGTFINRFGSTGKEPGQFHGPSGLYFTKEGFLYVSDMGNNRIQKLSREGELLQEIGVGVLKQPAGIKVNNRGEIYVADRGNHRLVVFDSEGNYLKEITNSSFKKPRNISIRENKIFVADEAAGLFAYDSIAKTWSSFENFRDSKNTVRNFDQSFSVAFDYTGSMFVADFNRHRIEAFAPKGQLSSNLDLIVERVIHSDYPDISLVVHAKDRHGVPVKAIPRNSFRVYEMDNLAPLIGLTDMKKFNNRISVSIVAENSSLVSESYPTIEKALKPFLSEIRVDDKIQLLRSGRDTQTAYPFGKSMYDILKAIRSFVPEEDSQIGKSLQKGITDLLDSLGPRAVIAVVSGKDSKAAFTQFSPTKIIRFAVAHDIPIYFLCLGENGESVSVYKEIAEKTGGKFLTIPAGGTEKNLRSWIDAKKDRRYLLSFKSRINSEGGDVYVPVVVEAIFRNSNGKAETGFFSP